One Nicotiana tomentosiformis chromosome 1, ASM39032v3, whole genome shotgun sequence genomic window, AGCATCTGAGAAGAAGCTTTGAACCTTGCCGAGGATGAAACTTCTAGTAGTGAAGATGATGTAGTACAAAACGCTCCATGAATGATGTTTGTATTATATGTGAAGTTTTAACTTGTGAAAAGTTTGTTTGTTAGAATTTTTGAAACTCTATAAATGTTGTTAATATAGTTtttatattgttgttattgttgttataattgttattgttgttataattattattgttgttattggttgaatgaCAGTtatgtaatgctgccattataggtTGTTATTGGTTGTTGGAAGGTGGTGTAGTTGTAAAACAACAACATTCTACCAAATTTTTACCCAGAAAACTAACCGCATACCGGCCGAAGTCggttgaaaatattaaaattaaattcccagaaatttaaatttatcgaccgatttcggtcggtatctGCAATGaataattttcaaaatttaaaatcacCAACCGAAATTGGTTAAAATTTgtgtttttaaatttaatatattaTAACAATACCGACGGATTTTGGTCGGAAAGATACaatttttaaaaaacaattgTAATATCGGTCGCTAatgtaaaaaataattaaaaattattttccaaaATACCAATCGATTTCGGTTGGTAATTTTAGTTTTCCTACAAATTTTGTCAGTTATTTTTGTCAATGTTTGGTTGAATTTACCGACCACCGTCGGTCGAAATttgcgaccgacttcggtcgctaCACGTTAGCGACCACTCTTTTTTCGACGAATTAAAGTTGGTCGGAAATCGGTCGGTTTTCTAGGATATCGACCGATTTCGACCGGTATTCTTGGATGCTTTTTGGCAGTTTTTTAGTAGTATTTGTTTAACAGATTTACTTAGAAAGGTGATCGCAAAGTTAGTCTGTATGTATAGGAAAGGAGGTGGTGTAGCTATTCGTCACGAATTTAGTGAAGGATAGTACATGGTTTGGATTATCTAATTTTAACTTTTAGGTGGTTGTACTAAAAGAAGAACGACAACTGTGAGCTGCGGGTAACTACTTCTACAATGTAATTCGAAACTCACATTTATCCGAAGAACTTGTCCACTTAATCAATCACCAGAACTGAGATGAAGTAAAATTAATGCTGAAAATTACGATTAAACTTATCATCATAGACTACATTGGGAATAAAATTAAAGATGGCAATTGGTAACATCTTTCGAGAGGGAAGATAAATCTCTTGTGACAAGAGCATTCATTGTGTATAATTGATCATATTGAAAGGACGACAAGGTACCACTTGAATAATTATTACAGAAAGTTAAAAGAGACAATGTTCTAGACTTCATTTTAGTTTCATCTCAAAACTCTTGTTTTGAGAATATTGATATTACTCTTTTCTTTATAATGATGAGCTCAAAAGTTTTGTTCGTTTAAAAGTTCTATTTTACTGTTTCTAAAATTTAGCACCAGATATATACCACAACAGAAAAAATGAAAACATAACATTCCTAATTAGAAATGAACAAGACAAAAGAAACACAAATGAACATAAATTATACCATAGTAATTTTAATGCGTGAGATGAACATAAATCACTTAAACAATGACACAAACAACATGTTATTCTATTAGCTGCCATGGCTATTAACAATAAGAGAGCTGAGTTCAGAAGAAGAGAGAGTTTGagggaagagaagagaagaacaTATCGAAAGTTTTGGAAATGAAATCCGTTAACTTTCCATTCAATGCACACTGTATATATACAGTAAATAAATAACTTCTAACCACCTAACTTTAACTAACTAACCATACACTCTACGAAGTAATTATGGTTAATTATCGGCTTGTAACTACTATAaccaacactccccctcaagatGATACTCTAAACAAATTCTTAACTCCAAGCTGATTTAACAAACGATCATGTTGTGCCTTCCCTAAACTCTTGGTGAATAAGTCTGCCAGCTGATCTTCTATATGTACATGTTCAGTTTGTAATAGTCTTTGACTGATTTTCTTCCCTAACAAAGTGGCAGTCTATGTCGATGTGCTTTATTTTTTCATGAAATATAGGATTAGCTGTTATCTGTATTGTATCTTTGATATCTGATATCATCTTTATTGGCATCTGAATGTTGACTCCAAGTTCATTAAACAAGCCTACCAACCATGTAATTTCTATTGCACAAGCAGTCATACTTCTAAACTCAGCTTCTGCTGAACTTCTTGAGACAATATTCTGCTTCTTGGACTTCCAGGATACCAAAGACTTCCCAAACTTACCTAGGTAGACTGTGACTGATCTTCTTGTTTCTACACATGCTCCCCAGTCAGAGTCACAGTAGGCAGTGAGTTGCTCAGTGTCTCCCATAGGCATAATCAATCCTAGACCAGGAGCTTCTTTGATATACCTCACTACCCTTAATGTTGCTTCCATATGAGATATGTTGGGACAATGCATATATTGACTTAAAACCTGCACTACAAAGGCAATGTCAGGTTTGGTCATATTTAGATACAGTAATCTCCCCAACAATCTTTGATAGGTACTGGAATCTTCAACCTGCTTATCCCCACTTGACTCCTTATGTTTGACACATTCATCATACTTAACTGATTTGAGTTTCTAATTTAGTTCTAGTGGAGTGTCAGCTGGTTTAGAACCTCTTAGGCTTGCCTCAGCAATAGCTTAAGGGAATATTTCCTTTGACACATAAAGATGCCTTTACTTGATCTTGAAAATTCAATACCAAGAAAGATCTTTAAACCCCCTAGATCTTTCATCTTGAACCTCTATTGCAGTTTGCACCTAGTATCATTAATTAGACTTGGATTATTTCCAGTGACCAatatgtcatccacatataccagAACTATCACCACATCACATGCATCCTTCTTGGTAAATAGGGAATAGTCATAGTGACTTTGCTCAAATCCCATTAAAACCAGAGCTTTAGTATATTTCAAATTCCACTGCATA contains:
- the LOC117275399 gene encoding secreted RxLR effector protein 161-like → MTKPDIAFVVQVLSQYMHCPNISHMEATLRVVRYIKEAPGLGLIMPMGDTEQLTAYCDSDWGACVETRRSVTVYLGKFGKSLVSWKSKKQNIVSRSSAEAEFRSMTACAIEITWLVGLFNELGVNIQMPIKMISDIKDTIQITANPIFHEKIKHIDIDCHFVREENQSKTITN